A window of the Mycobacteriales bacterium genome harbors these coding sequences:
- the purL gene encoding phosphoribosylformylglycinamidine synthase subunit PurL, which translates to MTDTVKAAEATPDEQQPYAELGLKPEEYDEIRLVLGRRPTQSELAMYSIMWSEHCSYKSSKVHLRQFGQIPKGDRMLVGMGENAGVVDVGEGLAVTFKVESHNHPSYVEPYQGAATGIGGIVRDILTMGARPILVMDPLRFGDADHPDTKRVFGGIVAGIGGYGNCLGLPNVGGEVVFDPSYQGNPLVNALCLGVLKADRIQLSAAKGVGNVVVLLGAKTGRDGIGGVSVLASATFEEDGPVNRPAVQVGDPFMEKLLIEACLEMFDADLVDGIQDLGGAGLTCALTETSAAGKSGMVAHLDRVPLREASMEPHEVLASESQERMLAIVEPAKLQQVLDIAAKWGVLATAIGEVVEGDRLQVLWHGEVVVDVPPGSLADDGPVYERPIQRPADLDALRATPLPSYPQVTTELLLQMVASPNLCSRRWVTEQYDRVVLGNSVLAWPEDAGVVRLSEETGLGVALSTDGNGRYTRLDPYAGAQLALAEAYRNVAATGAVPIAVTNCLNFGSPEDPEVMWQFAEATRGLADACTVLETPVTGGNVSFYNSTAGTPINPTPVVGVLGLFDDVARRTPMGFQAEGATLLLLGDTRDELGGSEWAWAMHRHLGGTPPTVDLAREKLLAEVLIAGSRDGMLDSAHDLSDGGLAQALVEACLKNGVGARVVLPAGLSPFVQLFSESAGRALVSVPRSEELRFTEMCDARGLPVTRLGVTDGDSLDVQDVLTVPVAELRTAHESTLPALFGPLAGATPTAPAGPAL; encoded by the coding sequence GTGACCGACACGGTCAAGGCCGCGGAGGCCACCCCCGACGAGCAGCAGCCCTACGCCGAGCTGGGCCTCAAGCCCGAGGAGTACGACGAGATCCGCCTCGTCCTCGGCCGGCGGCCCACCCAGTCCGAGCTCGCGATGTACTCGATCATGTGGAGCGAGCACTGCTCCTACAAGAGCTCCAAGGTCCACCTGCGGCAGTTCGGCCAGATCCCCAAGGGCGACCGGATGCTCGTCGGCATGGGCGAGAACGCCGGCGTCGTCGACGTCGGTGAGGGCCTCGCCGTCACCTTCAAGGTCGAGTCCCACAACCACCCGAGCTACGTCGAGCCCTACCAGGGCGCCGCGACCGGCATCGGCGGGATCGTCCGCGACATCCTCACCATGGGCGCCCGCCCGATCCTCGTCATGGACCCGCTGCGCTTCGGCGACGCCGACCACCCGGACACCAAGCGGGTCTTCGGCGGCATCGTCGCGGGCATCGGCGGCTACGGCAACTGCCTCGGCCTGCCCAACGTCGGCGGCGAGGTCGTCTTCGACCCGAGCTACCAGGGCAACCCGCTCGTCAACGCGCTCTGCCTCGGCGTCCTCAAGGCCGACCGGATCCAGCTGTCGGCAGCCAAGGGCGTCGGCAACGTCGTCGTCCTCCTCGGCGCCAAGACCGGCCGCGACGGCATCGGCGGCGTGAGCGTCCTCGCCAGCGCGACCTTCGAGGAGGACGGTCCCGTCAACCGCCCCGCGGTCCAGGTCGGCGACCCCTTCATGGAGAAGCTGCTCATCGAGGCGTGCCTCGAGATGTTCGACGCCGACCTCGTCGACGGCATCCAGGACCTCGGCGGCGCGGGCCTCACCTGCGCCCTCACCGAGACCAGCGCGGCGGGGAAGTCAGGCATGGTCGCCCACCTCGACCGGGTGCCCCTGCGCGAGGCCAGCATGGAGCCGCACGAGGTGCTCGCCAGCGAGTCGCAGGAGCGCATGCTCGCGATCGTCGAGCCGGCCAAGCTCCAGCAGGTGCTCGACATCGCCGCGAAGTGGGGCGTGCTGGCCACGGCCATCGGTGAGGTCGTCGAGGGCGATCGCCTGCAGGTCCTGTGGCACGGCGAGGTCGTTGTCGACGTCCCGCCCGGCAGCCTCGCCGACGACGGCCCCGTCTACGAGCGGCCGATCCAGCGGCCCGCCGACCTCGACGCGCTGCGCGCGACACCGCTGCCGTCGTACCCCCAGGTGACCACCGAGCTGCTGCTGCAGATGGTCGCGAGCCCCAACCTCTGCAGTCGCCGCTGGGTCACCGAGCAGTACGACCGCGTCGTCCTCGGCAACTCCGTGCTCGCCTGGCCCGAGGACGCCGGCGTCGTGCGGCTGTCGGAGGAGACCGGGCTCGGCGTCGCGCTGTCGACCGACGGCAACGGCCGCTACACCCGCCTCGACCCCTACGCCGGTGCGCAGCTCGCGCTCGCCGAGGCCTACCGCAACGTCGCCGCCACCGGTGCCGTGCCGATCGCGGTCACCAACTGCCTCAACTTCGGCAGCCCCGAGGACCCCGAGGTGATGTGGCAGTTCGCCGAGGCGACCCGCGGCCTCGCCGACGCCTGCACCGTGCTGGAGACCCCGGTCACCGGCGGCAACGTGAGCTTCTACAACTCCACCGCAGGCACTCCGATCAACCCCACCCCCGTCGTCGGGGTGCTCGGGCTGTTCGACGACGTGGCGCGGCGGACCCCGATGGGCTTCCAGGCCGAGGGCGCGACGCTGCTGCTGCTCGGTGACACCCGCGACGAGCTCGGCGGCAGCGAGTGGGCCTGGGCCATGCACCGCCACCTCGGCGGCACCCCGCCGACGGTCGACCTCGCGCGCGAGAAGCTGCTCGCCGAGGTGCTCATCGCCGGCTCCCGCGACGGCATGCTCGACAGCGCCCACGACCTCTCCGACGGCGGCCTCGCGCAGGCCCTCGTCGAGGCCTGCCTGAAGAACGGCGTCGGGGCGCGGGTCGTCCTGCCCGCCGGACTGAGCCCCTTCGTCCAGCTGTTCAGCGAGTCCGCCGGGCGCGCGCTCGTCAGCGTGCCTCGGTCGGAGGAGCTGCGCTTCACTGAGATGTGCGACGCCCGCGGGCTGCCGGTCACTCGGCTCGGTGTCACCGACGGCGACAGCCTCGATGTGCAGGACGTCCTGACCGTGCCGGTCGCCGAGCTGCGCACCGCCCACGAATCGACGCTGCCCGCGCTGTTCGGCCCGCTGGCCGGCGCGACCCCCACTGCCCCGGCGGGCCCCGCGCTCTGA
- a CDS encoding ATP-binding protein, which yields MEIKLTLALPRDGLSVPVVRRVLSTSLHSLGVTAEVVSDIEVALTEACTNVLDHVADGEEYEVSAGINGSECLIEVRDAGSGFDHAQHGFAEAAASAEGGRGIQLMRALVDRVQFESVPGDGTIVHLEKRLTWRPGSPIALMHESTAVTRNGPWSDAERQERRLDEQLDGVAPTPV from the coding sequence GTGGAGATCAAGTTGACGCTCGCGCTACCCCGGGACGGCCTGTCGGTGCCGGTGGTGCGCAGGGTGCTGAGCACCTCCCTGCACTCGCTCGGCGTCACGGCCGAGGTCGTGTCCGACATCGAGGTGGCCCTGACCGAGGCGTGCACCAACGTGCTCGACCACGTTGCCGACGGCGAGGAGTACGAGGTGTCCGCGGGCATCAACGGCTCGGAGTGCCTCATCGAGGTGCGCGACGCCGGGAGCGGCTTCGACCACGCCCAGCACGGGTTCGCCGAGGCGGCCGCGAGCGCCGAGGGCGGCCGCGGCATCCAGCTGATGCGGGCCCTCGTCGACCGGGTGCAGTTCGAGAGCGTCCCGGGCGACGGCACGATCGTGCATCTCGAGAAGCGCCTCACGTGGCGCCCCGGCTCCCCCATCGCGCTGATGCACGAGAGCACCGCCGTGACGCGCAACGGACCGTGGAGCGATGCCGAGCGCCAGGAGCGGCGCCTCGACGAGCAGCTCGACGGGGTGGCCCCGACACCGGTCTGA
- a CDS encoding phosphoribosylaminoimidazolesuccinocarboxamide synthase, which produces MTLPLPLVHRGKVRDLYAVGDDQLLLVASDRLSAYDVVLPTAVPDKGAVLTGLSMWWFAQLEDLVPHHVVAHRVSDYPAELQEHRAELQGRSMLCRRLEMVQVECVARGYLAGGGLTDYQRTGVVSGIALPPGLVDGSRLPEPVFTPSTKAPVGEHDEPMTYPEVEALVGADLAARLRDVTLAVYSRGVALAADAGIVLADTKVELGLDPSGGLVLADEVLTPDSSRFWPLETWEPGRPQPSYDKQYVRDWLVASGWDKTPPGPELPAEVVEQTRAKYVEAFERLTGSSFDTWLRDSA; this is translated from the coding sequence GTGACGCTCCCGCTCCCGCTCGTCCACCGCGGCAAGGTCCGCGACCTCTACGCCGTCGGAGATGACCAGCTGCTCCTGGTGGCCAGCGACCGGCTCTCGGCGTACGACGTGGTGCTGCCCACCGCCGTCCCGGACAAGGGAGCGGTCCTCACCGGGCTGTCGATGTGGTGGTTCGCGCAGCTCGAGGACCTCGTGCCGCACCACGTCGTGGCGCACCGGGTGTCGGACTACCCCGCCGAGCTGCAGGAGCACCGGGCCGAGCTGCAGGGCCGGTCGATGCTGTGCCGGCGGCTCGAGATGGTGCAGGTCGAGTGCGTGGCGCGTGGCTACCTCGCCGGTGGTGGGCTGACCGACTACCAGCGCACGGGTGTCGTCAGCGGGATCGCGCTGCCGCCCGGGCTCGTCGACGGGTCGCGGCTGCCCGAGCCGGTCTTCACGCCGTCGACGAAAGCGCCCGTCGGTGAGCACGACGAGCCGATGACCTACCCCGAGGTCGAGGCGCTCGTCGGCGCCGACCTCGCTGCGCGGCTGCGCGACGTCACCCTCGCGGTCTACTCCCGTGGCGTCGCGCTGGCCGCCGACGCCGGCATCGTGCTGGCTGACACCAAGGTGGAGCTCGGCCTCGACCCCTCCGGCGGGCTCGTCCTCGCCGACGAGGTCCTCACCCCGGACTCCTCGCGCTTCTGGCCGCTGGAGACGTGGGAGCCCGGCCGGCCGCAGCCGTCCTACGACAAGCAGTACGTCCGCGACTGGCTCGTCGCCTCCGGCTGGGACAAGACCCCGCCGGGGCCGGAGCTCCCGGCCGAGGTCGTGGAGCAGACCCGCGCGAAGTACGTCGAGGCGTTCGAGCGCCTCACCGGCTCGTCGTTCGACACCTGGCTGCGCGACTCCGCCTGA
- the purQ gene encoding phosphoribosylformylglycinamidine synthase subunit PurQ: protein MKIGVVTFPGSLDDRDAQRAARLAGAEAVQLWHADASLHDVDAVVLPGGFSYGDYLRCGAIARFAAVMETIVDAAKGGLPILGICNGFQVLCESQLLPGALTRNQHLHFVNRDQQLRIANATTTWTRGYDEDQVITIPVKNGEGAYVADERTLDALEAEGRVIAYYVGGNPNGSLRDIAGITNEAGNVVGIMPHPEHAVEALTGPGTDGLTFFTSVLKELVQ from the coding sequence GTGAAGATCGGCGTCGTCACGTTCCCCGGCAGCCTCGATGACCGTGACGCGCAGCGCGCCGCACGGCTGGCAGGCGCGGAGGCGGTCCAGCTCTGGCACGCCGACGCGAGCCTGCACGACGTCGACGCGGTGGTGCTGCCCGGCGGCTTCTCCTACGGCGACTACCTGCGCTGCGGCGCGATCGCCCGCTTCGCCGCCGTCATGGAGACGATCGTCGACGCAGCCAAGGGCGGCCTGCCGATCCTCGGCATCTGCAACGGCTTCCAGGTGCTGTGCGAGTCGCAGCTGCTGCCGGGCGCCCTGACCCGCAACCAGCACCTGCACTTCGTCAACCGCGACCAGCAGCTGCGCATCGCCAACGCGACCACGACCTGGACCCGCGGCTACGACGAGGACCAGGTCATCACGATCCCGGTCAAGAACGGCGAGGGCGCCTACGTCGCCGACGAGCGGACCCTCGACGCCCTCGAGGCCGAGGGTCGCGTCATCGCCTACTACGTCGGCGGCAACCCCAACGGCTCCCTGCGCGACATCGCCGGCATCACCAACGAGGCCGGCAACGTCGTCGGGATCATGCCGCACCCCGAGCACGCCGTGGAGGCCCTCACCGGTCCCGGCACCGACGGCCTGACCTTCTTCACCAGCGTCCTCAAGGAGCTCGTCCAGTGA
- a CDS encoding AMP-binding protein has protein sequence MSTLKELVWHRQLLPAISRNASRPFVTDTGAGTETTYGEHGSRVLRLASAMRKELGLTAEDRFGVLSLNSARVEELYHAGLLGAGVVNPLNLRFAPRELVHVLSDSACKVVFVDALFAPVIDGIREAARIQTVVLMGEGDVPHDVSFEDLVVSGEEIALPEPEEDAPALLMYTGGTTGLPKGVLLDQRAIVLTNYHIQMTVRIDPDEVYLAQVPMFHAASMGAILTVPVVGARLVTVPFFDPGAVLAAMTEHRPTNTIMVPTMIAMTFAHPAYDAAALSSLRRMTYGASPMPRPVLDRLRRDAPELELFQGYGMTESAALVSVLLPADHDREDKVGSAGRAVAGTVITVQDEHGTVLPTGQVGEVCVRGGQLMREYWRRPEETAAAFRDGWYHSGDAGYLDDEGYLFLVDRTKDMIVTGGENVYSTEVEQAVASHPAVAQVAVVGVPDDVWGEAVHAIVVLHPGGEVTGEELVAHAKELIAGYKVPKAVTFREEPLPLSGAMKVLKRELRAPFWEGRERAVN, from the coding sequence GTGTCCACGTTGAAGGAGCTCGTCTGGCACCGGCAGCTGCTGCCGGCCATCAGCCGCAACGCGTCCCGACCGTTCGTCACCGACACGGGCGCGGGGACCGAGACCACCTACGGCGAGCACGGCAGCCGGGTGCTGCGGCTCGCCTCGGCGATGCGCAAGGAGCTCGGGCTGACCGCCGAGGACCGCTTCGGGGTGCTGAGCCTCAACAGCGCGAGGGTCGAGGAGCTCTATCACGCGGGCCTGCTGGGTGCGGGTGTCGTCAACCCGCTGAACCTGCGCTTCGCACCGCGCGAGCTCGTCCACGTGCTGTCCGACAGCGCCTGCAAGGTGGTCTTCGTCGACGCGCTCTTCGCACCGGTCATCGACGGCATCCGCGAGGCCGCCAGGATCCAGACCGTGGTGCTCATGGGCGAGGGCGACGTGCCCCACGACGTGTCCTTCGAGGATCTCGTCGTCTCCGGCGAGGAGATCGCGCTGCCCGAGCCGGAGGAGGACGCGCCGGCGCTGCTGATGTACACCGGCGGCACCACCGGTCTGCCCAAGGGTGTGCTGCTCGACCAGCGCGCGATCGTGCTCACGAACTACCACATCCAGATGACCGTGCGGATCGACCCCGACGAGGTCTACCTCGCGCAGGTCCCGATGTTCCACGCCGCGTCGATGGGCGCGATCCTCACCGTCCCCGTCGTCGGCGCGCGCCTCGTGACGGTGCCGTTCTTCGACCCGGGCGCCGTGCTCGCGGCGATGACCGAGCACCGGCCGACCAACACGATCATGGTCCCGACGATGATTGCGATGACCTTCGCCCACCCGGCGTACGACGCTGCCGCTCTGTCGTCGCTGCGGCGGATGACCTACGGCGCCTCGCCCATGCCGCGGCCGGTGCTCGACCGGCTGCGCCGGGATGCACCGGAGCTCGAGCTGTTCCAGGGCTACGGCATGACCGAGAGCGCGGCGCTGGTCAGCGTCCTGCTGCCGGCCGACCACGACCGTGAGGACAAGGTCGGCTCGGCCGGTCGGGCCGTCGCGGGCACCGTCATCACGGTGCAGGACGAGCACGGCACCGTCCTGCCGACCGGTCAGGTCGGCGAGGTCTGCGTGCGCGGCGGGCAGCTCATGCGGGAGTACTGGCGCCGGCCGGAGGAGACCGCCGCGGCGTTCCGCGACGGCTGGTACCACTCCGGCGACGCGGGCTACCTCGACGACGAGGGCTACCTCTTCCTGGTCGACAGGACCAAGGACATGATCGTGACGGGTGGCGAGAACGTCTACTCCACCGAGGTCGAGCAGGCCGTCGCCTCCCACCCGGCGGTCGCCCAGGTCGCCGTGGTCGGTGTACCCGACGACGTCTGGGGCGAGGCCGTCCACGCGATCGTCGTGCTGCACCCGGGTGGGGAGGTCACCGGAGAGGAGCTCGTCGCGCACGCCAAGGAGCTCATCGCGGGCTACAAGGTGCCGAAGGCCGTGACCTTCCGCGAGGAGCCGCTGCCGTTGTCGGGCGCGATGAAGGTCCTCAAGCGCGAGCTGCGCGCACCCTTCTGGGAAGGCCGTGAGCGGGCCGTCAACTGA
- the purD gene encoding phosphoribosylamine--glycine ligase has translation MRALVIGTGAREHALCLALSRDPAVTALAWAPGNGGTSGVAEQLAVDPMDPAAVAALAQEWGADLVVVGPEAPLVAGVADAVRAAGIPAFGPSAAAAQIEGSKSFAKDVMTAAGVPTAASSTFTSADDCVAHLAEASAPYVVKADGLAAGKGVHVGSDLAVAQAFARDVLAEAGSKAVVEGYLDGPEVSLFAVTDGTTVVPLLPAQDHKRVGDGDTGPNTGGMGAYAPLPWLPAGTVERVQREVLQPVVDEMRRRGTPFSGLLYAGLAITADGPSVIEFNCRFGDPETQVVLALLESPLSALLLASATGTLAELGPLAWRDGSAVTVVVAAEGYPGTPASGDAIEIGDLPAGVDVLHAGTAVVDGAVVASGGRVLSVTAVAPSLSDARVLAYDGVARVSLRGGFSRSDIALKAVEGAITVPRA, from the coding sequence GTGAGAGCCCTCGTCATCGGCACCGGAGCCCGTGAGCACGCGCTGTGCCTCGCCCTGTCGCGCGACCCGGCGGTGACCGCGCTCGCGTGGGCGCCGGGCAACGGCGGCACGTCGGGCGTCGCCGAGCAGTTGGCCGTCGACCCCATGGACCCGGCTGCCGTCGCGGCGCTGGCGCAGGAGTGGGGCGCCGACCTCGTCGTCGTCGGGCCCGAGGCGCCGCTGGTCGCGGGGGTCGCCGACGCCGTCCGCGCGGCGGGGATCCCCGCCTTCGGGCCGAGCGCCGCGGCCGCGCAGATCGAGGGCAGCAAGAGCTTCGCCAAGGACGTCATGACGGCAGCCGGTGTGCCGACGGCCGCGTCGTCGACCTTCACCTCGGCCGACGACTGCGTCGCCCACCTGGCAGAGGCCTCTGCGCCGTACGTCGTGAAGGCCGACGGCCTCGCGGCTGGCAAGGGCGTCCACGTCGGGAGCGACCTCGCGGTGGCGCAGGCCTTCGCCCGCGACGTGCTCGCGGAGGCCGGGTCGAAGGCGGTCGTCGAGGGCTACCTCGACGGGCCCGAGGTCTCGTTGTTCGCCGTCACCGACGGCACGACCGTCGTGCCGTTGCTGCCGGCCCAGGACCACAAGCGGGTCGGTGACGGCGACACCGGCCCCAACACCGGCGGCATGGGTGCCTACGCACCGCTGCCGTGGCTGCCGGCGGGCACCGTCGAGCGGGTGCAGCGCGAGGTGCTGCAGCCGGTCGTCGACGAGATGCGCCGTCGCGGCACGCCGTTCTCCGGGTTGCTCTACGCCGGCCTCGCGATCACCGCCGACGGGCCGTCGGTCATCGAGTTCAACTGCCGCTTCGGCGACCCGGAGACGCAGGTCGTCCTCGCGCTGTTGGAGTCGCCGCTGTCCGCGCTGCTGCTCGCTTCGGCGACCGGCACCCTCGCCGAGCTCGGTCCGCTGGCCTGGCGCGACGGCTCTGCGGTGACCGTCGTGGTGGCCGCAGAGGGCTACCCCGGGACGCCCGCGTCCGGTGACGCGATCGAGATCGGCGACCTGCCCGCGGGTGTCGACGTGCTGCACGCGGGGACCGCCGTCGTCGATGGCGCGGTGGTCGCGAGCGGCGGCCGCGTCCTGTCGGTGACCGCCGTCGCACCGTCCCTGTCGGACGCCCGAGTGCTGGCCTACGACGGCGTCGCCCGGGTCTCACTGCGGGGCGGCTTCTCCCGCTCCGACATCGCGCTGAAGGCCGTCGAGGGCGCGATCACCGTGCCACGGGCCTAG
- the purS gene encoding phosphoribosylformylglycinamidine synthase subunit PurS produces MSLHKVVVDVMLKPEILDPAGQAVSNALPSLGFAPAAGLRIGKHIELQLEAADAEEALTQATKIAETLLANPVIEDFTVRSV; encoded by the coding sequence GTGAGCCTCCACAAGGTCGTCGTCGACGTGATGCTGAAGCCGGAGATCCTCGACCCCGCGGGTCAGGCCGTCTCCAACGCCCTGCCGAGCCTGGGCTTCGCGCCCGCTGCCGGCCTGCGCATCGGCAAGCACATCGAGCTGCAGCTCGAGGCTGCCGACGCCGAGGAGGCGCTCACCCAGGCCACCAAGATCGCCGAGACCCTGCTCGCGAACCCGGTCATTGAGGACTTCACGGTCCGCTCAGTCTGA
- a CDS encoding sterol carrier family protein, which yields MAREQEYDGVRRALDAQWGRLLAALPGLDPAADSRVAGWTVREVEAHLTATTAGLATLLEQPAPGSPPTGVTQWAAALPGLAALVDEQARATSPDLAGAVAAAREALDGQPPTRLVQQRTGTHTLLDALRFRLVEGVVHGLDLGVEADPVAKRYAVKLLVEVLQERAPGHAVELRIPPYTAVQVVEGQPGQNRHTRGTPPNTVEVDPVAWLDLATGRTTWGAAVRNGSARVRGDRADLSEWLPLLT from the coding sequence GTGGCCAGGGAGCAGGAGTACGACGGGGTGCGACGCGCGCTCGACGCGCAGTGGGGCCGGCTGCTCGCTGCCCTGCCGGGCCTCGACCCCGCCGCCGACAGCAGGGTCGCGGGCTGGACCGTCCGCGAGGTCGAGGCGCACCTCACCGCGACCACGGCGGGGCTCGCGACCCTGCTGGAGCAGCCCGCGCCGGGGTCGCCGCCGACCGGCGTCACCCAGTGGGCGGCCGCGCTGCCCGGTCTCGCGGCGCTGGTCGACGAGCAGGCCCGCGCGACCTCGCCCGACCTCGCGGGCGCCGTGGCCGCAGCGCGAGAAGCCCTCGACGGGCAGCCCCCGACCCGGCTGGTGCAGCAGCGCACCGGTACCCACACCCTGCTCGACGCGCTGCGCTTCCGGCTGGTGGAGGGCGTCGTGCACGGCCTCGACCTCGGGGTGGAGGCCGACCCGGTCGCCAAGCGCTACGCCGTCAAGCTCCTCGTCGAGGTGCTCCAGGAGCGCGCGCCGGGACACGCGGTCGAGCTGCGGATCCCGCCGTACACCGCGGTGCAGGTCGTCGAGGGCCAGCCCGGTCAGAACCGTCACACGCGCGGCACCCCGCCGAACACCGTCGAGGTCGACCCCGTCGCCTGGCTCGACCTCGCGACCGGCCGGACGACCTGGGGCGCCGCCGTCCGCAACGGCAGCGCGCGGGTGCGCGGCGACCGGGCGGACCTGTCCGAATGGCTGCCTCTGCTGACCTAG
- a CDS encoding RNA polymerase sigma factor translates to MELDEAVTKARGGDVRAFELLYADVAPRLLRFLTARVGDEAPDVASETWLQVTRDLGRFRGDADDFRGWVVGIGRHRALDHLRARGRRPSDAWDPSLLPEGQVTDAAEDAEQAIATRRALALIATLPADQAEAVLLRVVVGLDAPAAAKVLGKRAGAVRMATSRGLARLAQVLEEQGVTHPGPTAL, encoded by the coding sequence GTGGAGCTCGACGAGGCGGTGACGAAGGCGCGCGGCGGAGACGTCCGCGCCTTCGAGCTGCTCTACGCCGACGTCGCGCCCCGGCTGCTGCGCTTCCTCACCGCACGGGTCGGCGACGAGGCTCCCGACGTCGCGTCGGAGACGTGGCTGCAGGTGACGCGGGACCTCGGCCGCTTCCGCGGTGACGCCGACGACTTCCGGGGATGGGTCGTCGGGATCGGCCGCCACCGCGCGTTGGACCACCTGCGGGCCCGTGGCCGGCGCCCCAGCGACGCATGGGACCCGTCGCTGCTCCCGGAGGGACAGGTGACCGACGCGGCGGAGGACGCCGAGCAGGCGATCGCGACGCGGCGCGCGCTGGCGCTCATCGCCACGCTGCCCGCCGACCAGGCCGAGGCGGTGCTGCTGCGCGTCGTCGTGGGCCTCGACGCACCTGCCGCCGCGAAGGTCCTGGGCAAGCGCGCGGGGGCGGTGCGGATGGCGACATCACGCGGGCTGGCGCGCTTGGCACAGGTCCTCGAGGAGCAGGGTGTGACACATCCGGGACCCACGGCGCTGTAG
- the purB gene encoding adenylosuccinate lyase, whose amino-acid sequence MIERYTLPEMGRVWSEAHKYELWCQVETLVLEVHAEAGTVPADCVEPVRRATPPTPEAVAEIEAVTQHDVIAFLSAWADNTSPREAAAYVHFGMTSSDLLDTALALQLVEATDILLVKLDALVAAMRDLGLAHKDSVRVGRTHGIHAEPTTWGHRVADLAFAMARSRDRLRAARAAVAVAKISGAVGTYSNIDASVEVAVAERLGLTPAPAATQVVIRDGISEWVSALAIIATVCEAFALEVRHGQRTEVRELWEPFGKGQKGSSAMPHKKNPIASERIAGMARVVRAAVVPVMEGIPLWHERDISHSSTERIALPDASIATDYLLHLTTRLVTGLVVDTDRMRHNLESSGGLIYTSTVLLELVETGLSREDAYSFVQSAAMTTWETGTPFRATLTAAAAEKGVTLDEARLDEVCRPERYLERLAPVFERLAALS is encoded by the coding sequence GTGATCGAGCGCTACACCCTGCCCGAGATGGGGCGGGTCTGGAGCGAGGCCCACAAGTACGAGCTGTGGTGCCAGGTCGAGACGCTGGTCCTCGAGGTGCACGCGGAGGCCGGGACGGTCCCCGCGGACTGCGTCGAGCCGGTACGCCGCGCGACGCCGCCGACGCCCGAGGCCGTCGCCGAGATCGAGGCCGTGACGCAGCACGACGTCATCGCGTTCCTGTCGGCGTGGGCCGACAACACGTCGCCGCGCGAGGCGGCGGCCTACGTCCACTTCGGCATGACCTCGTCGGACCTGCTCGACACCGCGCTCGCCCTGCAGCTCGTCGAGGCCACCGACATCCTGCTCGTGAAGCTGGATGCCCTCGTCGCCGCGATGCGCGACCTGGGCCTCGCCCACAAGGACTCCGTGCGGGTCGGGCGCACCCACGGCATCCACGCCGAGCCGACGACCTGGGGGCATCGGGTCGCCGACCTCGCCTTCGCGATGGCCCGCTCCCGCGACCGGCTGCGCGCGGCCCGCGCCGCCGTGGCGGTCGCGAAGATCTCCGGCGCGGTCGGGACCTACTCCAACATCGACGCCTCCGTCGAGGTGGCAGTGGCAGAGCGGCTGGGACTCACCCCGGCACCCGCGGCGACGCAGGTCGTCATCCGCGACGGCATCAGCGAGTGGGTGTCGGCGCTGGCTATCATCGCCACCGTCTGCGAGGCCTTCGCCCTGGAGGTGCGGCACGGCCAGCGCACCGAGGTCCGCGAGCTGTGGGAGCCGTTCGGCAAGGGCCAGAAGGGCTCGTCGGCCATGCCCCACAAGAAGAACCCGATCGCCTCGGAGCGCATCGCCGGCATGGCCCGCGTCGTGCGCGCCGCCGTCGTCCCTGTCATGGAGGGCATCCCGCTCTGGCACGAGCGCGACATCAGCCACTCCTCGACCGAGCGGATCGCGCTGCCCGACGCCTCGATCGCTACCGACTACCTGCTCCACCTCACGACCCGCCTCGTGACCGGCCTGGTCGTCGACACCGACCGGATGCGCCACAATCTCGAGTCCTCCGGCGGGCTCATCTACACCTCGACCGTCCTGCTCGAGCTCGTCGAGACCGGTCTCTCCCGCGAGGACGCCTACTCCTTCGTGCAGTCGGCCGCGATGACGACGTGGGAGACCGGCACGCCGTTCCGCGCGACGTTGACGGCCGCCGCAGCCGAGAAGGGCGTGACCCTCGACGAGGCGCGGCTCGACGAGGTGTGCCGGCCGGAGCGCTACCTCGAGCGGCTCGCCCCCGTCTTCGAGCGGCTCGCTGCCCTGAGCTGA